One window of the Camelina sativa cultivar DH55 chromosome 1, Cs, whole genome shotgun sequence genome contains the following:
- the LOC104783082 gene encoding protein EXPORTIN 1B has protein sequence MAAEKLRDLSQPIDVPLLDATVEAFYATGSKEERASADNILRDLKANPDTWLQVVHILQNTSSTHAKYFSLQVLEGVIKYRWNALPDEQRDGMKNYISEVIVLLSRDEASFRAERLYVNKLNVILVQIVKHEWPAKWRSFIPDLVKAAKTSETICENCMAILKLLREEVFDFSRGEMTQQKINELKQSLNSEFELIHELCLYVFSVSHRTELIRATLSALHAYLSWIPLGYIFESPLLETLLNFFPVPAYRNLTLQCLSEVAALNFGEVYNVQYVKMYSIFMNHLQAILPLNFNIPEAYSTGSNEEQAFIQNLALFFTSFFKSHIKVLESSPENISLLLAGLGYLISISYVDDSEVFKVCLDYWNSLVLELFGSQHHVGHPALTPSLFGMQMAFLPCTVDGVKSEVTDRHKLYSDPLSKLRGLMTSRMAKPEEVLIVEDENGNIVRETMKDNDVLVQYKIMRETLIYLSHLDHEDTEKQMMSKLSKQLSGQEWAWNNLNTLCWAIGSISGSMGVEQENRFLVMVIRDLLSLCEVVKGKDNKAVIASNIMYVVGQYSRFLRAHWKFLKTVVHKLFEFMHETHPGVQDMACDTFLKIVKKCNRKFVIAQVGESEPFVSELLSSLTTIVGDLEPHQIHTFYESVGTMIQAESDPQKRGEYLQRLMALPNQKWGEIIGQARQSADILKDPDVIRTVLNILQTNTRVATSLGTNFLSQISLIFLDMLNVYRMYSELVSGSIANGGPYASRTSLVRLLRSVKREILKLIETFLDKAENQPHIGKQFVPPMMDQVLGDYARNVPDARESEVLSLFATIINKYKVVMQDEVLLIFEAVFQCTLEMITKNFEDYPEHRLKFFSLLRAIATFCFRALIQLSSEQLKLVMDSVIWAFRHTERNIAETGLNLLLEMLKNFQKSDICNQFYRTYFLQIEQEVFAVLTDTFHKPGFKLHVLVLQHLFSLVESDSLTEPLWDAATIPHSYPNNAAFIREYTIKLLSSSFPNMTTTEVTQFVNGLYETRSDAGRFKNNIRDFLVQSKEFSAQDNKDLYAEEAAAQMERERQRMLSIPGLIAPSEIQDDMADS, from the exons ATGGCTGCTGAGAAGTTACGAGACTTGAGTCAGCCGATTGACGTCCCTTTACTCGATGCTACTGTTGAGGCCTTTTACGCTACCGGATCTAAGGAAGAA AGAGCTTCTGCGGATAATATCTTGCGGGATTTGAAAGCTAATCCTGATACTTGGCTTCAAGTGGTTCACATTCTACAGAACACCAGTAGTACGCATGCAAAATATTTTTCCCTACAG GTGCTGGAAGGTGTTATCAAATACAGGTGGAACGCCTTACCCGATGAACAACGTGATGGAATGAAAAATTACATCTCTGAAGTTATTGTGCTG CTTTCAAGGGATGAAGCATCTTTCAGAGCGGAAAGGCTTTATGTTAACAAGTTAAATGTCATCCTGGTTCAG ATCGTGAAACATGAGTGGCCAGCAAAATGGAGAAGCTTTATTCCTGATCTAGTTAAAGCTGCGAAAACTAGTGAAACTATCTGTGAGAATTGCATGGCTATTTTGAAA cTCCTACGTGAGGAGGTCTTTGACTTCTCAAGAGGAGAGATGACTCAGCAAAAGATCAATGAACTCAAACAATCTCTAAACAG TGAATTTGAACTCATTCACGAGCTATGCCTATATGTCTTCTCAGTGTCCCATAGAACAGAGCTTATACGTGCAACACTCTCTGCATTGCATGCCTATCTTTCTTGGATTCCGTTGGGATATATATTTGAGTCCCCGTtg CTGGAGACCCTACTTAATTTCTTCCCTGTTCCAGCATATAGGAATCTCACACTTCAATGTCTGTCAGA GGTTGCAGCTCTTAATTTTGGGGAAGTCTACAATGTGCAATATGTCAAGATGTACAGCATCTTCATGAATCACTTGCAG GCAATTCttcctttaaattttaatatccCTGAGGCATATTCAACCGGAAGTAATGAAGAACAG GCTTTTATCCAGAACTTGGCACTGTTTTTCACTTCGTTTTTCAAG TCACATATAAAAGTTCTAGAATCATCACCCGAAAATATTTCTCTCTTACTTGCGGGTCTGGGATATCTCATTAGCATATCATATGTTGATGACTCTGAAGTATTCAAG GTTTGTTTGGACTATTGGAATTCATTAGTTTTGGAGTTGTTTGGGTCGCAACATCATGTCGGTCACCCTGCACTAACTCCAAGTTTGTTTGGAATGCAA ATGGCTTTCCTTCCTTGTACGGTTGATGGTGTTAAATCTGAAGTCACAGATCGGCATAAACTTTATTCAGATCCGTTGTCAAAATTAAGGGGGCTCATGACTAGTCGCATGGCTAAGCCTGAAGAAGTGTTAATTGTTGAGGACGAAAATGGGAACATTGTCCGTGAAACTATGAAGGATAATGATGTTCTTGTCCAGTATAAG ATAATGCGGGAGACATTAATCTACCTCTCTCACCTTGATCATGAAGATACAGAAAAACAG ATGATGAGTAAGCTAAGCAAACAGTTGAGCGGGCAGGAATGGGCATGGAACAATCTGAACACTTTATGCTGGGCTATTGGGTCCATTTCTGGATCCATGGGAGTAGAACAG gAAAACAGATTTCTAGTGATGGTTATCCGCGATTTGTTAAGTTTATGTGAAGTCGTCAAGGGAAAAGACAATAAAGCTGTTATTGCGAGCAACAtcat GTATGTTGTTGGACAATATTCAAGATTCTTAAGAGCCCATTGGAAGTTTCTGAAGACAGTTGTCCATAAGTTGTTTGAATTTATGCATGAGACGCATCCTGGTGTTCAG GACATGGCATGCGACACATTCTTGAAAATTGTTAAAAAGTGCAACCGAAAATTCGTTATTGCTCAG GTTGGAGAAAGTGAGCCATTTGTATCTGAACTTCTTTCAAGCCTTACTACAATCGTTGGAGATCTTGAGCCTCATCAGATTCACACATTTTATGAATCT gTTGGTACTATGATCCAGGCAGAATCAGATCCTCAGAAGAGGGGTGAATACCTCCAGAGGTTGATGGCTCTCCCGAATCAG AAATGGGGAGAAATTATAGGACAAGCCCGCCAGAGTGCAGATATCCTCAAGGACCCAGATGTGATACGCACTGTGCTTAATATCCTCCAG ACAAATACGCGGGTTGCAACTTCACTTGGAACAAACTTCTTATCTCAAATTTCGTTGATCTTCTTGGATATGCTGAATGTTTACAG AATGTATAGTGAACTTGTGTCAGGCAGCATTGCTAATGGGGGCCCATACGCATCAAGAACATCTCTTGTTAGACTTTTAAG GTCTGTTAAGAGGGAAATCCTTAAGCTGATAGAAACATTTTTAGACAAAGCTGAAAACCAGCCACACATTGGAAAACAGTTTGTTCCACCAATGATGGATCAAGTACTTGGCGACTATGCAAGAAATGTTCCTGATGCCAGAGAATCAGAAGTCTTATCACTCTTTGCAACGATAATAAACAA GTACAAGGTTGTAATGCAAGATGAAGTTCTCCTCATATTTGAAGCTGTTTTCCAGTGCACATTGGAG ATGattactaaaaattttgaagattacCCAGAGCACCGCCTCAAGTTTTTCTCGTTACTTCGTGCTATTGCTACATTTTGTTTCCGTGCCTTGATACAGTTGTCAAGTGAG CAACTGAAGCTTGTGATGGATTCAGTTATCTGGGCATTTAGGCATACTGAAAGAAATATCGCTGAAACTGGGCTCAATCTCTTGCTCGAGATGCTGAAAAACTTCCAG AAATCTGACATATGCAACCAATTCTACCGAACATACTTTCTGCAAATTGAGCAAGAAGTATTTGCTGTCTTGACCGATACCTTCCATAAGCCAGGGTTCAAGTTGCATGTTTTGGTGCTGCAGCATCTATTTTCCCTG GTTGAGAGCGATTCTTTGACGGAACCATTGTGGGATGCTGCAACGATACCTCATTCATATCCAAATAATGCTGCCTTTATTCGTGAATACACCATCAAGCTTCTAAGCTCATCATTCCCCAACATGACTACAACAGAG GTGACACAGTTTGTGAATGGACTATACGAGACGAGAAGCGACGCTGGCAGGTTTAAGAATAACATACGTGACTTCCTTGTACAGTCCAAGGAGTTTTCTGCTCAG GATAACAAAGATTTGTATGCTGAGGAAGCTGCTGCTcaaatggagagagagagacaaagaatGCTTTCAATTCCTGGACTTATAGCTCCCAGCGAAATTCAAGACGACATGGCTGATTCTTAA
- the LOC104783339 gene encoding uncharacterized protein LOC104783339, whose product MATRSKSFKLITTGLRKHLVNTRASTRATASALFPSRRSGHSSAYDKNVEDELHATAVPDEVIKPDSDKYWSPHPQTGVFGPSTTEHTPAAEGARQDSAVLEETAWFRPTSLEDSDKTHHV is encoded by the exons aTGGCAACCAGATCGAAGAGCTTTAAGTTGATCACCACCGGATTAAGGAAGCACCTCGTCAACACACGCGCTTCCACACGCGCCACCGCCTCTGCTCTCTTCCCTTCACG TCGGAGTGGTCATTCCTCGGCGTATGATAAGAACGTGGAGGATGAACTGCATGCAACTGCAGTACCTGACGAAGTCATAAAGCCAGATTCCGATAAATATTGGTCTCCTCATCCCCAAACAGGAGTTTTCGGCCCCTCCACTACTGAGCACACCCCCGCTGCTGAAGGTGCACGCCAGGACTCTGCGGTGCTGGAGGAGACTGCTTGGTTTCGCCCCACAAGTCTCGAGGACTCGGACAAGACTCACCATGTTTGA
- the LOC104783428 gene encoding uncharacterized protein At1g51745: MGSPGSGSPDWTVGSIVWVRRRNGSWWPGKILGQEDLDSTHITSPRSGTPVKLLGREDASVDWYNLEKSKRVKPFRCGDFDECIERVESSQALTIRKREKYARREDAILHALELEKDLLKKEGKLVPYKARDHSPDTNRERMAIVRFHDISNGTRESSDYLGVGDATHLLRDKEEEQPSCEDEAVPRMRGLQDFGLRTASSKRKISRSNGPDTSLKYLARSNSSASSSGDFSMERPTYSLGKENTRSKAEAKRPKYMFTPNDTNDVSDLHQSLRSHREAMHSSFARGDSRYSDYDPPEFLEDMESDYSESETDTSDMEEDTDDDIPLPSGAGRHSERRNTFSRHMSEEDESTSSEEDHYESSISGDSSYLYSHNPDNDASTVSKWQLKGKRNLRNLPRRSARKREMHRNRMEDGRYCEYKRRAFGQKPMGYGLDFNGTNDMSDGTDDTDPNERQFGDRMIGPGDNYQFSSVVSSRCKSIYSHDLLGWDDDPWEGRIGMSKRGEEKLEGLGQEFDASQRHFGRKLRSSLMDVDLEVRGSYQKGPVPIVSLMSKLNGRAIIGHPVEIEVLADGSSESYIQTIDYFGNETTYPDKSFLLPSAWKTARRSNSRVPRLQPFSSSLEADDEANYDHSPADQGRKPHVKKLGLGSFSNDDNSVRRNSSLRIPRPPAERKQQQQQQKKLLKNTNATASQKTRALSSFSSEQGHNGMKVLRDRTHELSNRRVLPGPPTVACIPVKLVFSRLLEKINRPPSKPTAKSFNDRRRDQ, from the exons ATGGGAAGCCCAGGATCAGGTTCTCCGGATTGGACGGTGGGTTCTATTGTGTGGGTTAGGAGGAGGAACGGTTCGTGGTGGCCTGGGAAGATACTTGGTCAAGAAGATCTTGACTCTACGCATATCACCTCGCCACGATCTGGTACTCCAGTGAAGCTCCTCGGGAGAGAGGATGCAAGTGT GGATTGGTACAATTTAGAGAAATCCAAGCGGGTCAAGCCATTTCGGTGTGGTGATTTTGATGAATGCATTGAAAGGGTAGAATCTTCGCAAGCATTGACTATAAGAAAGAGGGAGAAGTATGCTCGTAGAGAAGATGCTATTCTCCATGCCCTTGAACTTGAAAAGGACTTGCTGAAAAAAGAAGGGAAATTAGTTCCCTACAAGGCTAGAGATCACTCTCCTGATACAAACAGGGAAAGAATGGCTATAGTTAGGTTTCATGATATCTCTAATGGAACAAGAGAATCCTCAGATTATCTAGGGGTTGGTGATGCTACGCATTTGCTGAGAGATAAAGAGGAAGAACAACCAAGTTGTGAGGATGAGGCTGTACCTCGCATGAGAGGCTTGCAGGACTTTGGACTTAGAACCGCCTCTTCAAAGCGAAAGATTTCACGTTCCAATGGTCCTGATACTTCCTTAAAGTATCTTGCCAGAAGCAACTCTTCAGCTTCTTCGAGTGGAGATTTTAGCATGGAGAGGCCCACTTATTCCCTCG GAAAGGAGAACACAAGGAGTAAGGCAGAGGCTAAAAGGCCTAAATATATGTTTACACCCAATGATACTAACGATGTTTCAGACCTGCATCAGAGTTTGCGAAGCCATAGGGAGGCAATGCATTCCTCCTTTGCCCGTGGTGATTCTCGTTATTCAGATTATGACCCTCCTGAATTTTTGGAAGATATGGAATCTGATTATTCTGAATCTGAGACTGATACTTCTGATATGGAGGAGGATACTGATGATGACATTCCCTTGCCGTCAG GAGCTGGGCGTCATTCAGAGCGACGCAATACTTTTAGTAGACATATgtcagaagaagatgaaagcaCCAGCAGTGAGGAAGATCATTATGAGTCCTCCATTTCTGGCGACTCTTCCTACCTTTATTCCCACAATCCTGATAATGATGCTAGCACGGTTTCCAAGTGGCAGCTTAAGGGCAAAAGAAACTTGCGGAATCTTCCAAGAAGGTCTGCACGTAAGAGAGAAATGCACCGTAATCGTATGGAAGATGGAAGATATTGTGAATATAAGAGAAGGGCATTTGGGCAAAAGCCTATgggttatggtttagattttaatggGACAAATGATATGAGCGATGGTACTGATGACACTGATCCCAACGAAAGGCAGTTCGGGGACAGAATGATTGGACCAGGTGATAATTATCAGTTCTCATCTGTGGTTTCATCTAGATGTAAGAGCATCTACAGCCATGACTTGCTGGGCTGGGATGATGATCCTTGGGAAGGCCGGATTGGTATGAGTAAGCGAGGAGAAGAAAAACTTGAAGGTTTAGGTCAGGAGTTTGATGCTTCTCAAAGACACTTTGGCAGAAAATTGCGTTCTTCATTGATGGATGTGGATTTAGAAGTGCGAGGAAGCTATCAGAAAGGGCCTGTCCCAATTGTCTCACTTATGAGTAAGCTAAATGGCAGAGCAATTATTGGGCATCCAGTCGAAATCGAAGTCTTAGCAGATGGTTCCTCCGAGTCATATATTCAGACAATTGACTATTTTGGTAATGAAACAACTTACCCTGACAAAAGCTTTCTTCTACCCTCTGCTTGGAAGACTGCAAGAAGGAGTAATTCCCGGGTTCCTCGGCTGCAGCCATTCTCATCTTCCCTCGAAGCGGATGATGAAGCAAACTATGATCATTCTCCGGCCGATCAGGGAAGAAAACCGCATGTTAAGAAACTCGGTCTGGGAAGTTTTAGTAATGATGATAACTCGGTGAGGAGAAACAGTTCACTGCGAATTCCACGACCACCTGCAGAGAgaaagcagcagcagcagcagcaaaagAAGTTGCTGAAGAACACAAATGCTACTGCTAGTCAAAAGACAAGGGCACTATCATCATTCAGCAGCGAACAAGGGCACAATGGGATGAAGGTGTTGCGAGACCGGACACACGAGCTCTCTAACAGACGGGTATTACCGGGACCACCAACTGTGGCCTGCATACCGGTCAAGCTAGTATTTAGCAGATTACTTGAGAAGATAAATAGACCGCCTTCAAAGCCAACTGCGAAATCCTTTAACgatagaagaagagatcaataA
- the LOC104782905 gene encoding D-xylose-proton symporter-like 1 translates to MEFDPERQSISSVGQIGDSSSGGISAEKEPLIKENHSPENYSVLAAIPPFLFPALGALLFGYEIGATSCATISIESPTLSGISWYDLSPVDVGIITSGSLYGALIGSIVAFSVADIIGRRKELILAAFLYLVGAIVTAVAPVFSVLIIGRVMYGIGIGLTMHAAPMYIAETAPSQIRGRMISLKEFSTVLGMVGGYGIGSLWVTVISGWRYMYATILPVPIIMGIGMCWLPASPRWLLLRALQGKSNVENLQQAAIRSLRRLRGPAIADSAAEQVNEILADLAFVGEDKEATFGELFRGKCLKALTIAGGLVLFQQITGQPSVLYYAPSILQTAGFSAAADATRISILLGLLKLVMTGVSVIVIDRLGRRPLLLGGVSGMVISLFLLGSYYIFYNNVPAVAVAALLLYVGCYQLSFGPIGWLMISEIFPLKLRGRGISLAVLINFGANALVTFAFSPLKDLLGAGVLFCGFGVICVLSLFFIYFIVPETKGLTLEEIEAKCL, encoded by the exons ATGGAGTTTGATCCCGAGAGGCAATCGATCTCTTCCGTTGGACAG ATTGGTGATTCTTCTTCAGGTGGGATTAGTGCTGAAAAGGAACCTCTGATTAAGGAGAACCACAGCCCAGAAAACTACTCTGTTCTTGCAGCCATTCCTCC GTTTCTCTTTCCAGCTCTTGGAGCCTTGCTTTTTGGTTATGAAATTGGTGCTACATCTTGTGCAACCATTTCTATTGAG TCGCCAACGCTAAGTGGAATTTCATGGTACGACTTGTCTCCAGTTGATGTTGGTATCATT ACTAGTGGCTCACTGTATGGTGCCTTAATTGGTTCCATTGTTGCATTTAGTGTTGCCGATATTATAG gaagaagaaaggagctGATTTTGGCTGCATTCTTGTATCTTGTTGGAGCCATTGTAACTGCAGTGGCACCTGTCTTTTCCGTACTGATAATTGGACGGGTTATGTATGGCATCGGGATTGGACTG ACAATGCACGCGGCTCCGATGTACATTGCAGAGACTGCTCCAAGTCAGATACGTGGACGGATGATATCACTAAAGGAATTCTCCACTGTCCTTGGGATGGTT GGAGGTTACGGAATCGGTAGCCTTTGGGTTACGGTTATTTCTGGTTGGCGTTACATGTACGCAACAATTCTCCCTGTGCCGATTATTATGGGAATTGGAATGTGTTGGCTACCAGCATCTCCCAGGTGGCTTTTATTGCGCGCACTACAGGGGAAAAGTAATGTGGAGAATCTTCAACAGGCTGCAATTAGGTCTCTTCGCCGCCTTAGAGGGCCTGCCATAGCTGACTCAGCAGCTGAACAAGTAAACGAGATATTGGCTGACCTTGCCTTTGTGGGCGAGGACAAAGAAGCTACATTTGGTGAATTATTTCGAGGAAAATGCTTGAAAGCTCTCACTATAGCAGGAGGATTAGTCTTGTTCCAACAG ATAACTGGACAACCAAGTGTACTTTATTATGCACCATCAATACTgcag ACTGCCGGCTTTTCTGCTGCAGCTGATGCAACTCGGATCTCAATTCTGCTTGGTCTATTGAAG TTGGTTATGACAGGAGTTTCTGTTATAGTTATTGATAGACTTGGAAGGAGACCTTTACTTCTTGGTGGTGTTAGTGGCATG GTGATCTCATTGTTCCTCCTGGGGTCCTATTACatcttttataataatgtaCCAGCTGTTGCTGTAGCTGCGTTGCTACTGTATGTGGGCTGTTACCAG CTATCTTTTGGCCCTATTGGTTGGCTGATGATTTCAGAGATATTTCCCTTAAAACTAAGAGGTCGAGGAATCAGTCTAGCAGTGCTTATTAATTTCGGTGCAAATGCACTTGTGACATTTGCGTTCTCACCTCTAAAG GATCTGTTAGGAGCTGGAGTATTGTTCTGTGGATTTGGAGTGATATGTGTACTGTCTCTGTTCTTCATCTACTTTATTGTGCCTGAGACAAAGGGTCTCACTCTTGAAGAAATTGAAGCCAAATGTCTCTAA
- the LOC104783592 gene encoding uncharacterized protein LOC104783592, with amino-acid sequence MALEWVVLGYAAAAEAIMVVLLTMPGLDGLRKGLVAVTRNLLKPFLSIVPFCLFLLMDIYWKYETMPSCDGDSCTPSEHLRHQKSMMKSQRNALLIAAALVFYWILYSVTNLVVRIEHLNQRIERLKNKD; translated from the coding sequence ATGGCGCTTGAATGGGTTGTTTTAGGTTACGCAGCGGCGGCTGAAGCGATCATGGTGGTGCTATTGACGATGCCAGGGCTCGACGGACTCCGCAAGGGATTAGTCGCCGTCACGCGTAATCTCCTTAAACCGTTTCTCTCCATAGTTCCgttctgtctctttctcttgaTGGACATCTACTGGAAGTACGAGACTATGCCTTCGTGCGACGGCGATTCCTGCACACCGTCGGAGCATCTTCGTCACCAGAAATCTATGATGAAATCCCAGCGAAACGCGCTTCTCATCGCGGCTGCTCTTGTCTTCTACTGGATCCTCTACTCAGTCACCAATTTGGTTGTCAGGATTGAGCATCTTAACCAGAGGATCGAGAGGCTCAAGAACAAGGATTGA
- the LOC104782994 gene encoding probable NADH dehydrogenase [ubiquinone] 1 alpha subcomplex subunit 12 produces the protein MALTAAKSALEAIREKGIGGFMRMLREDGFVRCLKDGNLLQTKIHNIGATLVGVDKFGNKYYQKLGDTQYGRHRWVEYAAKYRYNASQVPAEWHGWLHFITDHTGDELLSLKPKRYGLEHKENFSGEGDAYIYHSKGHALNPGQKNWTRYQSWVPTKTQ, from the exons ATGGCTTTGACGGCGGCGAAGAGTGCGCTGGAGGCGATTAGAGAGAAAGGTATCGGCGGTTTCATGAGGATGCTCCGAGAAGATGGCTTCGT GAGATGTCTAAAAGATGGGAACCTCTT GCAAACTAAGATACACAACATAGGAGCAACACTTGTTGGTGTTGACAAGTTCGGTAACAAATACTACCAGAAGCTGGGTGATACTCAATACG GTAGGCACAGATGGGTAGAGTATGCTGCCAAGTATCGTTACAATGCATCTCAAGTACCAGCTGAATGGCATGGGTGGCTTCATTTCATTACTGATCACACTGGAGATGAG CTATTGAGTTTGAAACCAAAAAGGTATGGGCTTGAGCACAAAGAGAACTTCTCTGGAGAAGGTGATGCATACATATACCATTCGAAGGGACATGCCTTGAACCCTGGGCAAAAGAATTGGACTCGATACCAATCATGGGTACCCACTAAGACTCAGTAA
- the LOC104783246 gene encoding uncharacterized protein LOC104783246 — protein sequence MDFDSLPRRDLQFFCKRNKIPANMTNVAMADALKSLEIVEGIDDFMNQSPTSVARTAARTTRKKATKDDTQSSDLVTRSCYVGKSLAGEMEQENRDTNMLLHPSVPQGRRRAAATSVAVKLDVTDAIPEVNVSKTPAARSTRRAQAAASCKKDESVQRVYSTRRSVRLLEESMADLSLKSVNVPAKKHEDAEREDSPAGSKFQAKSDENSEKVKVAEEIVSVRDLNDSMEKEWDGSKNDSDLDILYGDLGDITFFDASTSKEQMNGTGSNTVSASDSFVLVQEQETSQEDDFVVVDHAASTTTANTLACNKDSESQQMKIDSESESDSDETEYEADPEEDDADAVAVDTNQEAFESKVSASDNASMVNSVTTVLIADESKEVDEIASEEELEVDSDEWSEYEIDEVELEENSCGSEESIDIESEEAPLSDKKTPASSSSSSTLAAGNETKTPLSPPEAESIVESNKKNKEDAVEMDLSINGEGEAEAEAKKKNKKKNKKKTIDEESFKDVSVRQLIKMVKELGIKSQQQQHKGAE from the exons ATGGATTTCGACAGTCTTCCGAGAAGAGATCTACAGTTCTTCTGTAAAAGGAACAAAATCCCAGCCAATATGACCAATGTCGCCATGGCCGATGCTCTCAAATCTCTTGAGATT GTTGAAGGTATTGATGACTTCATGAATCAGTCTCCAACCAGCGTAGCTCGAACTGCTGCTAGAACTACTCGGAAAAAGGCCACCAAAGATGATACTCAGTCATCAGATTTGGTCACCCGTTCTTGTTATGTGGGTAAGTCCCTCGCTGGAGAAATGGAGCAAGAGAACAGAGACACGAATATGCTCCTACATCCATCAGTACCTCAAGGCCGTAGAAGAGCAGCAGCGACCTCGGTTGCTGTAAAGTTAGACGTCACCGATGCCATCCCTGAGGTCAACGTGAGCAAAACTCCAGCGGCGAGAAGCACGAGAAGGGCTCAGGCAGCTGCATCTTGTAAGAAGGATGAGTCGGTTCAGAGGGTGTACAGCACCAGAAGGTCTGTCAGATTGCTTGAAGAATCTATGGCTGACCTGAGTTTGAAATCCGTAAATGTACCTGCAAAGAAGCACGAAGATGCTGAAAGAGAAGATTCTCCAGCAG GTTCCAAATTCCAGGCAAAATCAGATGAAAACTCAGAGAAAGTAAAGGTGGCTGAAGAAATTGTGTCAGTGAGAGATTTGAATGATTCAATGGAGAAGGAATGGGATGGTTCAAAGAATGATTCAGATCTTGACATATTATATGGTGATCTTGGTGATATCACTTTCTTTGATGCGTCCACTAGTAAGGAACAGATGAATGGAACAG GTTCCAACACGGTTTCAGCTTCAGACAGTTTTGTTCTAgtccaagaacaagaaacatCGCAGGAGGATGACTTTGTTGTCGTAGACCATGCTGCTTCTACTACCACCGCAAACACTCTGGCCTGCAACAAAGATTCAGAGTCTCAACAAATGAAGATTGATTCTGAGTCTGAGTCTGATTCAGATGAAACAGAATATGAAGCTGATCCGGAGGAGGATGATGCTGATGCTGTTGCTGTTGACACAAACCAAGAGGCATTCGAGTCTAAAGTCTCTGCTAGTGATAATGCTAGTATGGTAAACTCGGTCACAACAGTTCTGATAGCTGATGAATCAAAAGAAGTCGATGAGATAGCTTCTGAGGAGGAACTTGAAGTAGACAGCGATGAATGGTCCGAATATGAGATAGACGAGGTCGAGTTGGAAGAAAACAGTTGCGGATCTGAGGAATCGATTGACATTGAATCAGAAGAGGCTCCTCTATCAGATAAGAAGActccagcttcttcttcttcttcgtcgacTCTTGCTGCTggtaatgagacaaaaactccGTTGTCTCCACCTGAAGCAGAATCAATCGTagaaagcaacaagaagaacaaggagGATGCTGTGGAGATGGATCTTAGCATCAATGGAGAGGGAGAAGCAGAGGCCGAggctaagaagaagaataagaaaaagaataagaaaaagacaATTGATGAAGAGAGCTTCAAAGACGTAAGCGTGAGGCAACTAATAAAGATGGTCAAAGAACTTGGTATTAAGagtcagcaacaacaacacaaggGCGCTGagtaa
- the LOC104783161 gene encoding ADP-ribosylation factor 1-like 2 has protein sequence MGQTFRKLFDTFFGNQEMRVVMLGLDAAGKTTILYKLHIGEVLSTVPTIGFNVEKVQYKNVMFTVWDVGGQEKLRPLWRHYFNNTDGLIYVVDSLDRERIGKAKQEFQDIIRDPFMLNSIILVFANKQDMRGAMSPREVCEGLGLLDLKNRKWHIQGTCALQGDGLYEGLDWLSSTLKEVKAAGYSSVGPSF, from the exons atgGGTCAAACTTTTCGTAAGCTTTTCGATACTTTCTTCGGAAACCAGGAGATGAGG GTCGTTATGCTGGGGCTAGATGCTGCTGGGAAGACAACGATACTGTACAAGCTCCACATTGGAGAAGTTCTCTCAACCGTTCCCACAATCG GTTTCAATGTTGAGAAAGTTCAGTACAAGAATGTGATGTTCACTGTTTGGGATGTTGGTGGCCAAGAGAAGCTCAGGCCCTTATGGAGACATTACTTCAATAATACCGATGGACTT ATATATGTGGTAGACTCCTTGGACCGAGAGAGGATCGGTAAAGCAAAGCAAGAATTCCAG GATATCATAAGAGACCCATTCATGCTCAACAGTATCATTCTAGTGTTTGCCAACAAACAAGACATG AGAGGAGCCATGTCTCCACGAGAAGTATGTGAAGGGCTTGGCTTACTTGATCTCAAGAACAGGAAATGGCATATACAAGGCACATGTGCTCTTCAAGGAGATGGCCTCTATGAAGGCTTAGACTGGTTATCCTCTACGCTCAAAGAGGTTAAAGCTGCTGGTTACTCATCCGTTGGTCCCTCGTTTTAA